One Peromyscus maniculatus bairdii isolate BWxNUB_F1_BW_parent chromosome 14, HU_Pman_BW_mat_3.1, whole genome shotgun sequence genomic window carries:
- the Zbtb25 gene encoding zinc finger and BTB domain-containing protein 25 isoform X2 yields MDTASHSLVLLQQLNMQREFGFLCDCTVAIGDVYFKAHRAVLAAFSNYFKMIFIHQTSECIKIQPTDIQPDIFSYLLHIMYTGKGPKQIVDHSRLEEGIRFLHADYLSHIATEMNQVFSPETVQTSNLYGIQISTTQKPAVKQGLEIKETPPSGSGNRAAVQSDHPQLQLSLAIGLDDGSAEQQRAHPAAQALEEHQKPPVSIKQERCDPESGISQGHSSSSSEVTGPSFTENSIRVHLCHYCGERFESRSSLRQHLHTHVSGSLPFGVPASILESNDLGEVHPLGDSSEALECRRLSSFVVKENEQQQQQPPPPPEHSSRGTAEPLQISQVSLISKDTEPVELNCNFSFSRKRKISCTICGHKFLRKSQLLEHMYTHKGKSYRYNRCQRFGNSLAQRFQQYCDSWPDVPLKSSRLSQEHLDLPCALESELTQGSVDTILVE; encoded by the exons ATGGATACTGCCAGCCACAGCCTTGTTCTTCTGCAGCAGCTGAACATGCAGCGAGAGTTTGGATTTCTGTGCGACTGCACGGTTGCTATTGGAGATGTTTACTTCAAAGCCCACCGAGCAGTGCTTGCTGCTTTTTCCAACTATTTCAAGATGATATTTATTCACCAAACAAG tgaatGCATAAAAATACAACCAACTGACATCCAGCCCGATATATTCAGCTACTTGTTACATATTATGTACACAGGAAAAGGGCCAAAACAGATTGTGGATCATAGTCGTTTGGAGGAAGGGATCCGATTTCTCCATGCTGACTACCTTTCCCACATTGCAACTGAAATGAATCAAGTGTTCTCTCCAGAGACTGTGCAGACCTCAAATCTGTACGGTATTCAGATTTCCACAACCCAGAAGCCAGCTGtcaaacaagggctggagatcAAAGAGACTCCTCCCAGCGGCAGTGGAAACAGAGCTGCTGTCCAGAGTGACCACCCCCAGCTGCAGCTCTCTCTGGCGATTGGCCTAGATGACGGAAGTGCAGAGCAGCAGAGGGCCCATCCTGCTGCCCAGGCCTTGGAGGAGCACCAGAAGCCCCCAGTGTCCATCAAACAGGAGAGATGTGATCCGGAGTCCGGGATCTCCCAGGGCCACTCCTCGTCCTCCTCAGAAGTGACTGGCCCCTCTTTTACAGAAAACAGTATCAGAGTCCACTTGTGCCATTACTGTGGGGAACGTTTCGAATCTCGCAGTAGCCTGAGACAGCACCTCCACACGCATGTATCTGGGTCTCTCCCATTTGGTGTCCCTGCTTCCATTCTGGAAAGTAATGACCTTGGTGAAGTGCATCCACTTGGTGACAGCAGTGAGGCTCTTGAATGCCGGAGGCTTAGCTCCTTCGTCGTCAAGGAgaatgagcagcagcagcagcagccgccgccgccgcctgagCACTCGAGCCGGGGTACTGCCGAGCCTTTACAGATCAGTCAAGTGTCTTTGATCTCCAAAGACACCGAGCCAGTAGAATtaaactgtaatttttctttttcaagaaaaagaaaaatcagttgtACCATCTGTGGTCATAAATTTCTTCGAAAAAGCCAGTTACTggaacacatgtatacacataaaggTAAATCTTACAGATACAACAGATGCCAAAGGTTTGGAAATTCATTGGCCCAGAGGTTT
- the Zbtb25 gene encoding zinc finger and BTB domain-containing protein 25 isoform X1, giving the protein MQAKHCIQCVCVCVHIFIYGQTHLYTQSIHTCVDFLRATMDTASHSLVLLQQLNMQREFGFLCDCTVAIGDVYFKAHRAVLAAFSNYFKMIFIHQTSECIKIQPTDIQPDIFSYLLHIMYTGKGPKQIVDHSRLEEGIRFLHADYLSHIATEMNQVFSPETVQTSNLYGIQISTTQKPAVKQGLEIKETPPSGSGNRAAVQSDHPQLQLSLAIGLDDGSAEQQRAHPAAQALEEHQKPPVSIKQERCDPESGISQGHSSSSSEVTGPSFTENSIRVHLCHYCGERFESRSSLRQHLHTHVSGSLPFGVPASILESNDLGEVHPLGDSSEALECRRLSSFVVKENEQQQQQPPPPPEHSSRGTAEPLQISQVSLISKDTEPVELNCNFSFSRKRKISCTICGHKFLRKSQLLEHMYTHKGKSYRYNRCQRFGNSLAQRFQQYCDSWPDVPLKSSRLSQEHLDLPCALESELTQGSVDTILVE; this is encoded by the exons atgcaggcaaaacactgtatacagtgtgtgtgtgtgtgtgtacacatatttaTCTATGGACAGACACATCTGTACACCCAAAGCATACATACTTGTGTTGATTTTCTCAGAGCCACAATGGATACTGCCAGCCACAGCCTTGTTCTTCTGCAGCAGCTGAACATGCAGCGAGAGTTTGGATTTCTGTGCGACTGCACGGTTGCTATTGGAGATGTTTACTTCAAAGCCCACCGAGCAGTGCTTGCTGCTTTTTCCAACTATTTCAAGATGATATTTATTCACCAAACAAG tgaatGCATAAAAATACAACCAACTGACATCCAGCCCGATATATTCAGCTACTTGTTACATATTATGTACACAGGAAAAGGGCCAAAACAGATTGTGGATCATAGTCGTTTGGAGGAAGGGATCCGATTTCTCCATGCTGACTACCTTTCCCACATTGCAACTGAAATGAATCAAGTGTTCTCTCCAGAGACTGTGCAGACCTCAAATCTGTACGGTATTCAGATTTCCACAACCCAGAAGCCAGCTGtcaaacaagggctggagatcAAAGAGACTCCTCCCAGCGGCAGTGGAAACAGAGCTGCTGTCCAGAGTGACCACCCCCAGCTGCAGCTCTCTCTGGCGATTGGCCTAGATGACGGAAGTGCAGAGCAGCAGAGGGCCCATCCTGCTGCCCAGGCCTTGGAGGAGCACCAGAAGCCCCCAGTGTCCATCAAACAGGAGAGATGTGATCCGGAGTCCGGGATCTCCCAGGGCCACTCCTCGTCCTCCTCAGAAGTGACTGGCCCCTCTTTTACAGAAAACAGTATCAGAGTCCACTTGTGCCATTACTGTGGGGAACGTTTCGAATCTCGCAGTAGCCTGAGACAGCACCTCCACACGCATGTATCTGGGTCTCTCCCATTTGGTGTCCCTGCTTCCATTCTGGAAAGTAATGACCTTGGTGAAGTGCATCCACTTGGTGACAGCAGTGAGGCTCTTGAATGCCGGAGGCTTAGCTCCTTCGTCGTCAAGGAgaatgagcagcagcagcagcagccgccgccgccgcctgagCACTCGAGCCGGGGTACTGCCGAGCCTTTACAGATCAGTCAAGTGTCTTTGATCTCCAAAGACACCGAGCCAGTAGAATtaaactgtaatttttctttttcaagaaaaagaaaaatcagttgtACCATCTGTGGTCATAAATTTCTTCGAAAAAGCCAGTTACTggaacacatgtatacacataaaggTAAATCTTACAGATACAACAGATGCCAAAGGTTTGGAAATTCATTGGCCCAGAGGTTT